One Mycobacteroides salmoniphilum DNA segment encodes these proteins:
- the scpA gene encoding methylmalonyl-CoA mutase — MTDLTDRSVSATLGSFADVPLHGDRVSVAPDAAAVEAAVGEAAGAHGYTREQLDWETPESITVKPVYTAADREAVRAEGYPLDTFPGQVPFLRGPYPTMYVNQPWTIRQYAGFSTAAESNAFYRRNLAAGQKGLSVAFDLATHRGYDSDHPRVQGDVGMAGVAIDSILDMRQLFDGIDLGSVSVSMTMNGAVLPILALYVVAAEEQGVSPQQLAGTIQNDILKEFMVRNTYIYPPKPSMRIISDIFSYTSAKMPKFNSISISGYHIQEAGATADLELAYTLADGVEYIKAGLEGGLDIDVFAPRLSFFWAIGMNFFMEVAKLRAGRLLWSELVAQFDPKSAKSQSLRTHSQTSGWSLTAQDVFNNVARTCIEAMAATQGHTQSLHTNALDEALALPTDFSARIARNTQLLIQQESGTCRPIDPWGGSYYVEWLTHQLASRAREHIREVTEAGGMAQAIDQGIPKLRIEEAAARTQARIDSGRQPVIGVNKYQVTEDQQIEVLKVENSRVQTEQLAKLQQLRAERDNDAVRRALDELTRAAADSSRAGEDGLGNNLMALAINAARHKASVGEISDALEKVYGRHQAEIRTISGVYRDEVGRDGAVSSVTQATELVQKFADADGRRPRVLVAKMGQDGHDRGQKVIATAFADIGFDVDVGPLFQTPEEVARQAADNDVHVVGVSSLAAGHLTLVPALREALAAAGRPDIMIVVGGVIPPGDFDELYEAGAAAIFPPGTVIAEAAIGLLHKLAERLGYDLV; from the coding sequence ATGACTGACCTCACGGATCGTTCGGTATCCGCCACTCTGGGCAGTTTCGCCGACGTGCCGCTGCACGGCGACCGCGTGTCGGTCGCGCCGGATGCCGCCGCCGTAGAGGCCGCCGTGGGGGAGGCCGCGGGCGCGCACGGATACACCCGCGAGCAGCTCGACTGGGAGACGCCCGAGTCGATCACCGTCAAACCGGTCTACACCGCTGCGGACCGAGAAGCCGTGCGGGCCGAGGGATATCCACTGGATACTTTCCCGGGCCAGGTGCCGTTCCTGCGTGGGCCCTATCCGACGATGTACGTCAATCAGCCGTGGACCATCCGCCAATACGCGGGCTTCTCCACCGCCGCGGAATCCAATGCGTTCTATCGCCGCAACCTCGCCGCGGGTCAGAAGGGCCTGTCAGTGGCCTTCGACCTGGCGACCCACCGCGGATACGACTCGGATCATCCCCGGGTACAGGGCGACGTCGGAATGGCCGGTGTGGCCATCGATTCCATTCTGGACATGCGTCAGCTCTTCGACGGTATTGATCTGGGCTCGGTGTCGGTATCGATGACCATGAATGGCGCGGTGCTCCCGATTCTGGCGCTCTATGTGGTGGCCGCCGAGGAACAGGGTGTCTCGCCACAGCAGTTGGCCGGGACCATCCAGAACGACATCCTCAAAGAGTTCATGGTCCGCAACACCTACATCTATCCGCCGAAGCCGTCGATGCGGATCATCTCGGACATCTTCTCCTACACCAGTGCCAAAATGCCGAAGTTCAACTCGATTTCGATCTCGGGCTACCACATCCAAGAAGCCGGTGCCACAGCTGATCTCGAGCTGGCATACACCCTCGCCGACGGTGTCGAGTACATCAAGGCGGGGCTGGAGGGCGGCCTGGACATCGATGTCTTCGCTCCGCGTCTGTCGTTCTTCTGGGCCATCGGCATGAACTTCTTTATGGAGGTTGCCAAGCTGCGGGCCGGGCGCCTGTTGTGGAGCGAGTTGGTCGCGCAGTTCGATCCGAAGAGCGCGAAATCGCAGTCTCTGCGTACGCATTCGCAGACTTCCGGCTGGTCGCTGACCGCGCAGGATGTGTTCAACAATGTGGCGCGCACCTGTATCGAGGCGATGGCCGCGACCCAGGGACACACCCAGTCGCTGCACACTAACGCCCTGGACGAGGCGCTCGCGCTGCCCACCGACTTCTCGGCGCGTATCGCGCGCAATACCCAGCTGCTCATTCAGCAGGAGTCGGGTACGTGCCGGCCGATCGACCCGTGGGGTGGCTCGTACTACGTCGAATGGCTGACGCATCAGCTCGCGTCCCGTGCACGCGAGCACATTCGGGAGGTCACCGAGGCCGGCGGAATGGCGCAGGCCATCGATCAGGGCATCCCGAAGCTTCGCATCGAAGAGGCGGCCGCGCGCACCCAGGCCCGTATCGACTCGGGCCGTCAGCCGGTGATCGGCGTCAACAAGTACCAGGTGACCGAGGATCAGCAGATTGAGGTTCTCAAGGTCGAGAACTCGCGAGTGCAAACCGAACAGCTTGCCAAGTTGCAGCAGTTGCGCGCCGAGCGCGATAACGACGCGGTACGGCGTGCACTCGATGAACTGACACGGGCAGCGGCCGATTCCAGCCGTGCCGGGGAAGACGGATTGGGCAACAACCTGATGGCGCTGGCCATCAATGCCGCGCGGCACAAGGCGAGCGTCGGAGAGATTTCCGATGCGCTGGAGAAGGTCTATGGCCGCCATCAGGCCGAAATCCGTACCATCAGCGGGGTATACCGCGACGAGGTGGGAAGGGACGGCGCCGTTAGCAGCGTGACGCAAGCGACAGAGTTGGTACAGAAGTTCGCCGACGCCGATGGCCGCCGGCCGCGTGTGCTGGTCGCCAAGATGGGCCAGGATGGGCACGACCGCGGACAGAAGGTGATCGCCACGGCCTTCGCCGATATCGGTTTCGACGTCGACGTGGGCCCGCTGTTCCAGACACCGGAGGAAGTTGCGCGTCAGGCCGCGGACAACGACGTGCATGTGGTCGGGGTGTCCTCGCTGGCGGCGGGTCACCTGACGTTGGTGCCGGCGTTGCGCGAGGCATTGGCAGCGGCGGGGCGTCCGGACATCATGATCGTCGTCGGCGGTGTGATTCCACCCGGTGATTTCGATGAGCTGTATGAGGCGGGTGCCGCGGCCATCTTCCCCCCGGGAACAGTCATCGCCGAGGCCGCGATTGGCTTGTTGCACAAGCTGGCTGAGCGGCTCGGTTACGACCTCGTCTGA
- the mutA gene encoding methylmalonyl-CoA mutase small subunit translates to MTVEVPEIRRDFARWQKNVAGVLAKTTRKAVEDLPADPERLLDSPTYDGIAIRPLYTSLDELPEPSLPGQWPFVRGGDPRRDVNSGWKVAERFDGADGTDAALLNEAILDALGQGASAIVLAGLAPESVGRALQGVYLDLAPIQVEAGAELGGVAEAIFTVLDTYEGNTAGVVVDLGADPLGDAFAGRSGVSVDDTVVLAERASARTEQIRAITVDGTIAHELGSSDSQELAVAVAVGVAYLRLLQNAGLGIAEALRQISFRFAATDDQFLSIAKFRAARVLWARVAEVAGVAESGGALMHAVTSEPMMAQRDPWVNMLRTTLAAFGAGVGGADSVRVRRFDDAIAGGLDSVSPAFSARIARNTQLLLIEESHVGRVLDPGGGSWYIEDLTETLAQQAWSLFTEIEGAGGFEASADLIRERIAATRVQRAEDIAHRRTSVTGVNEFPNLSEVPLPPHPADGYRYAADFEALRDRSDASLAASGTRPTALLIPLGPLAEHNVRTTFASNLLASGGIEAVNPGVLDADTVAGAVADAGARVVVMCGTDARYAAEAGAVVDAARAAGATDIYLAGPEKSVAEVAEASRPDGYLTMKINAVEALSAILTKLGA, encoded by the coding sequence ATGACTGTTGAGGTGCCCGAGATTCGACGCGACTTCGCGCGGTGGCAGAAGAACGTCGCCGGAGTCCTGGCCAAGACCACCCGTAAGGCGGTCGAGGATCTGCCCGCCGACCCCGAACGACTGCTCGATTCGCCGACATATGACGGAATAGCGATCCGTCCGCTGTACACATCGCTTGATGAACTTCCCGAGCCGTCGCTGCCCGGACAGTGGCCCTTTGTGCGCGGTGGCGATCCCCGGCGCGATGTGAACAGTGGGTGGAAGGTCGCCGAGCGTTTCGACGGCGCGGACGGCACCGATGCCGCGCTCCTGAACGAGGCCATTCTCGACGCTCTGGGGCAGGGCGCCAGCGCCATCGTGCTGGCCGGTCTGGCACCAGAGTCGGTGGGACGTGCGTTGCAGGGGGTGTATCTCGACCTGGCTCCCATCCAGGTCGAGGCCGGCGCTGAGCTCGGCGGGGTGGCCGAGGCGATCTTCACGGTCCTGGACACGTACGAGGGAAACACCGCCGGGGTTGTTGTCGACCTCGGTGCCGATCCGCTCGGTGACGCGTTCGCCGGCCGGTCGGGGGTATCGGTCGACGACACGGTGGTGTTGGCCGAGCGTGCGAGTGCGCGGACCGAGCAGATCCGGGCCATCACCGTCGACGGCACGATCGCGCACGAGCTGGGTTCCAGTGACAGCCAGGAGCTTGCGGTCGCGGTAGCCGTCGGGGTCGCATACCTGCGGCTGCTGCAGAATGCGGGCCTGGGTATCGCAGAAGCGCTGCGGCAGATCAGTTTCCGCTTCGCCGCGACCGACGATCAATTCCTGTCGATCGCCAAATTCCGCGCCGCCAGGGTGCTCTGGGCTCGCGTGGCCGAGGTCGCCGGCGTGGCAGAGAGCGGTGGCGCCCTCATGCACGCGGTCACCTCCGAACCGATGATGGCGCAACGCGATCCGTGGGTGAACATGCTGCGCACCACGCTGGCCGCCTTCGGCGCCGGAGTCGGTGGGGCCGACAGCGTGCGGGTGCGCAGGTTCGACGACGCGATTGCCGGTGGATTGGATTCGGTGTCTCCGGCGTTCTCCGCGCGGATCGCCCGGAACACCCAACTGCTGCTCATCGAGGAGTCTCATGTCGGTCGGGTGCTCGACCCGGGCGGCGGCTCCTGGTACATCGAGGATCTCACGGAAACCCTTGCCCAGCAGGCATGGTCGCTGTTCACTGAGATCGAGGGAGCAGGAGGATTCGAGGCTTCCGCCGATCTGATCAGGGAACGTATCGCCGCGACGCGCGTACAGCGTGCCGAGGACATCGCCCATCGGCGTACCTCGGTGACGGGGGTCAACGAATTCCCGAACCTGTCAGAGGTGCCGTTGCCGCCGCATCCCGCCGACGGTTACCGGTACGCAGCCGATTTCGAGGCCCTTCGGGACCGCTCGGATGCCTCGTTGGCCGCATCGGGTACGCGTCCGACCGCACTCTTGATTCCGCTGGGCCCGCTGGCCGAGCACAACGTGCGCACCACCTTCGCCTCGAACCTGTTGGCCTCCGGCGGCATCGAGGCCGTCAACCCCGGCGTGCTCGACGCCGACACAGTCGCCGGTGCAGTCGCGGATGCGGGAGCGCGTGTCGTCGTCATGTGTGGCACCGATGCACGGTATGCCGCCGAGGCGGGTGCCGTCGTCGACGCGGCCAGGGCGGCGGGGGCCACCGACATCTATCTCGCGGGGCCCGAGAAGTCCGTAGCGGAGGTCGCGGAGGCATCGCGCCCTGATGGCTACCTGACCATGAAAATTAATGCCGTCGAAGCTCTTTCGGCCATCCTGACCAAGTTGGGGGCGTGA
- a CDS encoding TVP38/TMEM64 family protein, translated as MGFRQVWGAGVAVARRIPRRQLLWTGVAVLIVVAAMLFLPLPTALQMRDWAGELGPWFPLAFLGAHTIVTVLPFPRTAFTLAAGLLFGTQLGVLLAVVASTASAVLALWGVRALGWKLSTLHHRPGVKNVDDQLRRRGWIAVMSMRLIPAVPFSVLNYAAGASAVRVVPYTLATFVGLLPGTLAVVVLGDALTGHISGTLFAVSLATSVVGVLGILYEIRRYKRAHTEIPSPEASDEPERVGG; from the coding sequence ATGGGATTCCGGCAGGTCTGGGGCGCGGGCGTCGCGGTGGCGCGACGGATCCCGCGGCGCCAGCTGCTGTGGACCGGTGTGGCCGTTCTCATCGTGGTCGCGGCCATGTTGTTTCTTCCGCTGCCCACCGCCCTCCAGATGAGGGATTGGGCTGGTGAACTCGGCCCATGGTTCCCGCTCGCCTTCCTGGGAGCGCACACGATCGTCACGGTGCTGCCCTTTCCACGCACCGCCTTCACCCTGGCCGCCGGATTGCTCTTCGGAACGCAGCTCGGCGTCCTGTTGGCTGTCGTCGCGAGCACCGCGAGCGCGGTCTTGGCGCTGTGGGGGGTGCGGGCACTGGGGTGGAAGCTCAGCACGCTGCATCACCGCCCCGGGGTGAAGAACGTTGACGACCAATTGCGCCGTCGGGGATGGATCGCGGTGATGTCGATGCGGCTTATCCCGGCGGTACCGTTCTCGGTCCTGAACTACGCGGCGGGAGCCTCCGCCGTGCGCGTGGTGCCCTACACGCTAGCCACCTTCGTCGGTCTGCTTCCGGGCACCCTGGCGGTCGTCGTGCTCGGTGATGCACTCACCGGTCACATCAGCGGCACGCTCTTCGCGGTCTCGTTGGCCACCTCAGTGGTCGGCGTACTGGGCATCCTGTACGAGATCCGGCGCTACAAGCGCGCACACACCGAGATCCCCAGTCCTGAGGCCTCTGATGAACCCGAACGGGTCGGCGGCTAG
- a CDS encoding DoxX family protein encodes MTERLLANPKVLTALAAIQAADAAVCVRPIKPIKESLEKVRLPAQIWWVLPVVKLASAVGLIAGIRWAALGRLTAFMLSVYFTLAVGAHIRVRDTVLNALPAASLLVWFAVLAGKGFEERKPVA; translated from the coding sequence ATGACAGAGCGGCTTTTGGCGAATCCGAAAGTGCTGACCGCACTTGCGGCCATCCAGGCTGCCGACGCCGCGGTATGCGTCCGTCCGATCAAACCCATCAAAGAGTCGCTGGAGAAAGTACGTTTGCCGGCACAGATCTGGTGGGTTTTGCCGGTCGTCAAGTTGGCGTCGGCAGTGGGGCTCATCGCCGGTATTCGGTGGGCAGCGCTGGGGCGATTGACCGCGTTCATGCTCAGCGTCTACTTCACGCTGGCGGTCGGAGCGCACATCCGGGTGCGCGACACGGTGCTCAACGCGCTGCCCGCGGCGAGCCTGCTGGTGTGGTTCGCAGTCCTTGCGGGCAAGGGATTCGAGGAGCGGAAACCTGTGGCCTAG
- a CDS encoding DoxX family protein, with translation MSNDAFLSPRVLALLGSFQAVDAVLCIQPVPYVAKCLDDVRYPQQNRWIFAPIKAASALGLIGGIRFPRLAKLTLVMLTVYFSMAVGAHLRVRDIGLNAMSASTLLATYGILAARGLAAKSS, from the coding sequence ATGAGCAATGACGCTTTTCTGTCTCCCCGAGTCCTAGCTTTGTTGGGTTCTTTCCAGGCCGTCGATGCCGTGCTCTGCATCCAGCCGGTTCCCTATGTGGCTAAATGTCTTGACGATGTGCGTTATCCGCAACAAAACCGATGGATCTTCGCGCCGATCAAGGCCGCATCCGCGCTCGGGCTGATCGGTGGAATCCGGTTCCCCAGGCTGGCCAAACTGACGCTGGTCATGCTCACCGTGTATTTCAGTATGGCCGTCGGCGCACATCTGCGGGTGCGTGACATCGGCCTGAACGCGATGTCGGCCTCGACGCTGCTCGCCACATACGGCATCTTGGCCGCCAGGGGATTGGCAGCGAAATCGTCATGA